A genomic stretch from Nilaparvata lugens isolate BPH chromosome 8, ASM1435652v1, whole genome shotgun sequence includes:
- the LOC111048261 gene encoding probable cytochrome P450 CYP44 — MSLKKIPGPTALPVVGNLYQYMFNKSKILKYHEVLQQLYEKYGPIVRETFGNKTIIHLFDPVDAKTVLDNEDKRPFVVPLQETTLLYRKKSDMSLGLGNTNGEEWYRLRSAIKGFMFDFYGLRNLSVKKDGVFDDIIKKLGDEIDDNGQVKDLRMLFGKWALESSGITCFDRRLGYLDNGEMEKLAEKIIEANKEVFYLSGLLKFSFPFYKYFPTPKWIKLEKAEDVITNGTKYQMEKAYDEMYEVMSENRGDIPNDRFEFLTDLRKKLNKKEITTIMLSVHTDGLSTIVPSLLFNLYCLAINPEIQEKAYQEVKKFMSEGAPATKELISQSMWVSGTVKETFRFFPIGTEIARILKKDLPLSGHNIPQGSNIHINMNVHFFNEQYFKNPRIFNPIRWSDGLTDLSEDAKRVRKYVLMPFGANIRSCAGRLLADQDLILMVSRILYHYQLVYPENEKPLQQVFNTLLVPDRNPPIRFIKRS; from the exons ATGAGTCTCAAAAAGATACCAGGACCAACAGCTCTACCGGTAGTCGGCAACCTCTACCAATACATGTTTAACAAGTCGAAAATCTTGAAATACCACGAGGTCCTCCAGCAATTGTACGAGAAATATGGACCCATAGTGCGTGAAACGTTCGGAAACAAAACAATTATCCACCTTTTCGACCCGGTGGATGCTAAAACAGTCCTAGATAACGAGGATAAAAGACCGTTTGTGGTTCCACTACAGGAAACTACTCTGTTGTACAGGAAAAAGTCTGATATGTCTCTGGGACTGGGTAATACTAATGGCGAAGAATGGTATAGGCTAAGGTCAGCCATTAAGGGGTTCATGTTTGATTTCTATGGACTGAGGAATTTGTCGGTGAAGAAGGATGGAGtgtttgatgatattattaagaaattgggGGATGAGATTGACGATAATGGTCAG gTTAAAGATTTGAGAATGCTCTTCGGCAAATGGGCTCTTGAGAGTTCAGGTATCACATGCTTTGATAGAAGACTGGGGTACCTGGATAATGGCGAGATGGAAAAATTGGCTGAGAAAATTATTGAAGCCAATAAGGAAGTTTTTTACCTATCTGGATTACTAAAGTTCTCATTTCCTTTCTACAAATACTTCCCTACTCCCAA GTGGATCAAACTTGAAAAGGCAGAAGATGTGATAACGAATGGGACAAAGTATCAAATGGAGAAAGCTTATGATGAAATGTACGAAGTTATGAGTGAGAACAGAGGAGATATTCCTAATGACAG GTTCGAGTTCCTTACAGACTTACGGAAGAAGCTGAATAAGAAAGAGATAACCACAATCATGCTCTCAGTACACACAGATGGATTGAGCACTATTGTACCCTCCTTGCTGTTCAACCTGTATTGCTTGGCTATCAATCCAGAGATTCAAGAGAAGGCTTACCAAGAA GTGAAAAAGTTCATGTCAGAAGGCGCCCCTGCCACAAAAGAACTAATCTCCCAAAGCATGTGGGTGAGTGGAACAGTGAAGGAAACCTTCCGATTCTTCCCGATTGGCACCGAGATCGCCCGAATCCTCAAGAAAGATCTGCCACTTTCGGGCCACAACATCCCCCAGGGCAGCAACATTCACATCAACATGAACGTCCACTTCTTCAACGAACAGTATTTCAAAAATCCACGCATTTTCAACCCCATCAGATGGTCGGACGGGTTGACTGACCTCAGCGAAGACGCCAAAAGGGTCAGGAAATACGTTCTGATGCCTTTTGGCGCCAACATTCGATCTTGTGCCGGAAGGCTACTTGCTGATCAGGATTTGATACTGATGGTTTCCAGGATACTGTATCATTACCAGCTTGTGTATCCTGAGAACGAGAAACCGTTGCAACAGGTGTTCAATACGTTGCTTGTGCCCGACCGAAATCCGCCCATAAGGTTTATTAAAAGAAGTTGA